Proteins from one Natrinema salinisoli genomic window:
- a CDS encoding uS10/mL48 family ribosomal protein has protein sequence MTFVTRLTLQSGDRAALDGIVEDIKANAERKGAALKGPHSHPPEKLSVPQRCRLHADDDRQFSSWEYTVFTRELEIHGHDSLARNIASQSFPDSVHIEAEVEQIHGAGRGN, from the coding sequence ATGACCTTCGTCACCCGTCTCACGCTCCAGAGCGGCGATCGCGCCGCGCTCGATGGTATCGTCGAGGACATCAAAGCCAACGCCGAACGAAAGGGGGCAGCGCTGAAAGGGCCCCACTCTCACCCGCCGGAGAAGCTCTCCGTCCCCCAGCGCTGTCGACTCCACGCCGACGACGACCGACAGTTCTCCTCGTGGGAGTACACCGTCTTCACCCGCGAACTCGAGATTCACGGCCACGACAGCCTCGCGCGCAACATCGCCTCGCAGAGTTTCCCCGACTCGGTCCACATCGAGGCCGAAGTCGAACAGATCCACGGCGCGGGTCGCGGGAACTGA
- a CDS encoding bis(5'-nucleosyl)-tetraphosphatase, whose translation MAVEATSAGAILFRDTRGRREYLLLKSRPGDWEFPKGGVEGDEELQQTAIREVTEEAGIEQFRLLDGFRKDYDYVFEANGKTIHKTVHLFIAKSFEASAELSNEHRDLQWRDYEQAINTVTQDGPREILEDAHEFLDEREEEEDEE comes from the coding sequence ATGGCAGTCGAAGCTACGAGCGCAGGCGCGATCCTCTTCCGCGATACGCGGGGCCGGCGCGAGTATCTTCTACTCAAGAGCCGCCCAGGCGATTGGGAGTTTCCCAAGGGCGGTGTCGAAGGAGATGAAGAGCTACAACAGACGGCGATCCGCGAAGTAACGGAAGAGGCAGGTATCGAACAGTTCAGACTACTCGACGGCTTCCGCAAGGACTACGACTACGTCTTCGAGGCGAACGGCAAGACGATCCACAAGACCGTTCACCTCTTCATCGCGAAGTCGTTCGAGGCCAGCGCGGAACTGTCCAACGAGCATCGCGACCTCCAGTGGCGCGATTACGAGCAGGCGATCAACACCGTCACGCAGGACGGCCCCCGAGAGATCCTCGAGGACGCCCACGAGTTCTTAGACGAACGCGAGGAGGAAGAAGACGAGGAATAG